The Vibrio aphrogenes genomic interval TCGCAATGGTTTGATTTAACCGAGGATCAACCATTTCCTCTGGCATGATGCCATCAATATAGCGCCATTGTTGACTTTCCATCACAAAGCGCGAACGTTCATGTAAGCAATGTTGCTGACCTTCTTCCATAAAATACGCCTTAAACTCCACAAAGCCTTCTTCTGCTTCGGGGGCTGGCGCATCGAGTACTTCTAATTTTACCCATTCACTGTGGATCGACTCTTCAATGGCTTGTGCATCTTGTTCCGCGTGACATGAGGAATGATAAGTCTCAATGACAAATGCGGTATTGTTGAGGACATGGGCACAGTATCGAGCACGCATTAATTGCTCTGGTAAGCGTGCATTTTTTGCATTGAGATGGATAGGACGACAACAATTATCATAGGTTTGCTGGCTACAACATGGGCAAAGCATGATTTTTTCCTTAAACGTGATTAAAGTTGATGAGCGAGGTTGCCTTGTAATCGAAGGTGATGATATTCGGGCGTTGACCAGTCGATCGCATTACGATAAAACCTATTGATTTGATCGAGTTCGAGCTGCAGCTCATTGGCTTGCTTAAGGATACTTGATTTATCGTTATTTTCATATGCAATCGCTAACGCTAGCATTTTTCCTAAGGTTCCTTGCTGAGTAAGCAGGGCTGTTATCGCCGAGGATTCTAAGGGCAGGGTTGCGATAAGGTCAGATAGGGGATGTTCAAGAAGCTTATCGAGTAGCGAAAACATGCCGACGTAATAAGCATGCTCAATGTTGATATTAAATTGGGGTAAAGCCGCAACTTGTTCGCAAAAGTGGGCCCTTTGCATTGAGGTTTCATAATGAGGCGAAGGATCAGGATCGTGTGCGGCAGTTAACGACAATGAGATAAATAGCTGTATCTTTTCTTCTCCAAGTAATTGAAAAGCCTGTTCGAATGAACGAAATGGTTCATTGAGATGAGCATGAACAAAGCGCATTAACTTATAAGACATCGTAACGTCGTGACGTATTAAGCGAGCAATAAGATGAAAATCAATAGGGGACTGCTGAATGGCTAACTCAAGCTGTTCAACGGTAAATTCAGAAGATTCGATCCGTTTCTTTTTGATAATTTCAGGCTTATATAATTCATAACCTTGGAAATAATCAAACCCGGCCTCTCGAGCCGCCTTGAGTTCAGCAAGGCTATCAATTTTTTCGGCTAAATATTGTAATGAATAGTGTTGATGGGTATCGATAAACTGTTTGGCTTGTTTGATGGAAATCTGTTTTATATCGAATTTAATGGCAGTGATATAAGGTAAAAAACGTTCCCATTTCTTCGAAGGAATAAAATCATCTAATGCAATTTTATAGCCTTGCTGATGCATGTTGATAATAGCAGCTAATAGTGCATCGCTAGGAGGGCAATCTTCAAGAATTTCGATCATAAGGTATTTGGCAGGAAATAAGGTTGGGATTTGATTGAGTAGACTTTGATAAGGGAAATTGACCAGATACAGAGTATCGTCATAGCCTTGAACATTGGTGAGAAAAAAGTGTTCAATGAGTACTCGACTGGTGGCTTGTTCGGGATCAATAGAAGGGTATTTATTTTGCAATCCAGTTCTGAATAATAATTCATAAGCCACGATGTGATCGCTGGCGTTTACAATGGGTTGACGCGCAATAAAAGAATGCATCGTTTAGACTTTGTGCCTTTTGTCGATAAAAAGTGAATGGCTCACGATATCTGAAAACCTCACGTGTTTCTACTTGAAATCCAATGATTAACGATAATCAAATTATCTATAAATAAGCCGAATCTTCTAAGCTTAGACGAATGCACAAAATGGAAGAAATGATAATAGATTATTACAAGGATCTTTGCTGTAGCTCGCATTTTTCAGGCGTGCAGACTAAAACTGAACCTTGCGTATACCAGTCTCCGAGTACGGTTCGGGTAGCATTACCAAGGCTCGTATGATGAGTATGTGTATTAGGGCGGTGAGTATGGCCATGGATCATATTGGTGACATGATTTATTTCCAAGACTTTCACCACTTCTTCTGGTGTGACGTCCATAATATCCATTTGTTTAGCGTGTTTTTGTCGTTTAATTTTTGCTTGGATATTGGCGACGATCTTTTTGCGGATAAATAATGGAATCCAGTGGAATAAAGTTTGTAGCCATGGTTGATGGACGGTTTTTCTAAATTCCTGATATTTTTCGTCTCTAGTGCAGAGCGTATCACCATGCAAAATAACGGTTTTTACACCATATAAGTCAATTACATGGACATCTGGTAATAAGGTAATACCGGTTTCTTTACAAAAGCGCTGGCCTAATAAAAAGTCACGATTCCCTTGAATAAAAAAGCACTCAACACCTTGCTGGGTAAGCTGTTGGAATGCTCGTTTTATCTGGCTATTAAAGGGAGAATCATCATCATCACCAATCCAAAATTCAAATAAATCACCAAGCACATAAAGTTTGTCTGCGTTAGGGGCTTCTTCTGCCATAAAACGAAGAAAACACTGAGTAATATCAGGGCGGAGGGGAGATAAATGCAGATCGGCAATAAATAAGGTGGTCATGAAATCTCAAACTTTGATAGTAAAAAGGGGAGACTGACTCCCCCTTAAGCGCTAATTTTATACGCGTCAATCTTGCTAATCAGAGTGACGTTATGAGTGGAAATTAGGCTTCGATCGTTGTGCCAGTAATTACGACTTCATCAAGAGGAACGTCTTGGTGCATGCCGTATGAACCTGTGCTTACTGCTTTGATTTTGTTTACTACGTCCATGCCTTCAACTACTTCAGCGAAGACACAATAACCCCAACCATTCATAGATTCAGATTTGAAATCTAGGAAAGTATTGTCATTCACATTGATGAAAAATTGAGAGCTAGCAGAATGTGGTTCCATGGTACGAGCCATTGCTAAAGTACCGACTT includes:
- the lpxH gene encoding UDP-2,3-diacylglucosamine diphosphatase; this encodes MTTLFIADLHLSPLRPDITQCFLRFMAEEAPNADKLYVLGDLFEFWIGDDDDSPFNSQIKRAFQQLTQQGVECFFIQGNRDFLLGQRFCKETGITLLPDVHVIDLYGVKTVILHGDTLCTRDEKYQEFRKTVHQPWLQTLFHWIPLFIRKKIVANIQAKIKRQKHAKQMDIMDVTPEEVVKVLEINHVTNMIHGHTHRPNTHTHHTSLGNATRTVLGDWYTQGSVLVCTPEKCELQQRSL
- a CDS encoding peptidylprolyl isomerase, with the protein product MIILHTNFGDIKVQLNEEKAPETAANFLQYCQDGFYDNTLFHRVIDGFMIQGGGMTSGLKEKATRAPIKNEANNGLSNKVGTLAMARTMEPHSASSQFFINVNDNTFLDFKSESMNGWGYCVFAEVVEGMDVVNKIKAVSTGSYGMHQDVPLDEVVITGTTIEA
- a CDS encoding YchJ family metal-binding protein — translated: MLCPCCSQQTYDNCCRPIHLNAKNARLPEQLMRARYCAHVLNNTAFVIETYHSSCHAEQDAQAIEESIHSEWVKLEVLDAPAPEAEEGFVEFKAYFMEEGQQHCLHERSRFVMESQQWRYIDGIMPEEMVDPRLNQTIANTKIGRNDPCLCGSGKKFKKCCG
- a CDS encoding EAL and HDOD domain-containing protein encodes the protein MHSFIARQPIVNASDHIVAYELLFRTGLQNKYPSIDPEQATSRVLIEHFFLTNVQGYDDTLYLVNFPYQSLLNQIPTLFPAKYLMIEILEDCPPSDALLAAIINMHQQGYKIALDDFIPSKKWERFLPYITAIKFDIKQISIKQAKQFIDTHQHYSLQYLAEKIDSLAELKAAREAGFDYFQGYELYKPEIIKKKRIESSEFTVEQLELAIQQSPIDFHLIARLIRHDVTMSYKLMRFVHAHLNEPFRSFEQAFQLLGEEKIQLFISLSLTAAHDPDPSPHYETSMQRAHFCEQVAALPQFNINIEHAYYVGMFSLLDKLLEHPLSDLIATLPLESSAITALLTQQGTLGKMLALAIAYENNDKSSILKQANELQLELDQINRFYRNAIDWSTPEYHHLRLQGNLAHQL